The following DNA comes from Bos indicus x Bos taurus breed Angus x Brahman F1 hybrid chromosome 5, Bos_hybrid_MaternalHap_v2.0, whole genome shotgun sequence.
gacacttgcaatGTGGAAGAAAagaccaaactagacagtatattaaaaagcagacattactttgtcaacacagATGCATCTAATTAAAGCTACAGTTTtgttcagtagtcatgtatggatgtgagagttggtccataaagaatactgagcaccaaagaattgatactcttgaactgtggtgttggagaagactcttgagagtctcctgggctgcaatgagatcaaaccagtcaatcccaaagaaaatcaatcctgaatattcattggaagggctaattCTGAcgccgaagctccaatattttggccacctgatgcaaagaactgactaactggaaaagaccctgatgctggaaaagagtgaaggcaggaggagaagggaacgacagaggatgagatggttggatggcatcactgactcaatgcacatgagttttagcaagctccaggggttgcTGATAGatcgggaagcctggcatgttgcagtccatggggtcgcagagttgaacatgagtgaatgactgaactgaaccaccaaacagtatatacattttttgcCATTAAAATTCCCATCATTCTCTCATGCACTGCCTTTCCTTCAGGCTCATCATTCCACTCAACCTTGGAACTAACCTCATTTCcctctttgaaatgttttttaattccATGTTTTCATgatatttcttagaaaattaagGACAGACAGTAAAAGGCAGAGCAGCAGCACCTGAGAGAGACCTGTGTTTTGATTTAAAGAGGAAACACTCTTTCTAGAAATTCAGGAAATATTAAAtcatgctgaataatatttttgaatttttttaattgttggataattgctttgcaatgttgtgttggtttctgccatacgttAACATGAGTCtgttataagtatacatatgtcccctcctttttGGCTTCACTCCCACCTCCTATCCCAGCCCACatctctaggttgtcatagaggcTGCAGTTAAGCTCACTGTGCTGTACCGCAACttctcattggctatctgttttacatattttaaggagtttcaatgctagtctctcagttgccccaccctctcccaaaCCCCACCCCGCTATGtacacaggtctgttctctacatctgtgtctctaacTGTTGCCCTGAAagtaggttcatcggtaccatttttctagattccatatatatgtgttaatatacaatatttgtttttctctttcttatttacttcactctataacaggctctaggtttatctacCTCACTAtatttgattccagtttgttccTTTATGTGGATGCTTGGCTTGTTATGAACCAGTTTATAACCCTGCTTATGgttgtacatgtgtgctcagtcacagccaaatctttgtgacactatggactatagcctgacagcctcctctgtccatgtgcttaccataacttctttatccatttacctgtcaatggacatcaaggttgttcccatgtcctggctattgtgaatagtgctgcagtgaacactggggtacctgTGTCTTAGAATTGTGATTTTCTGAATATATGCCTggtagtgagattgctgggtcatatggaagttttattcctattttttaaagaaatcaccatattattcttcatagtggctctataaattcacattcccaccaactgtgcaagaggattcccatttcttcacatcttctccagcatttctttGATGATGGTCATCTTGACCGATGTGAGGTtttacctcattgtaattttgacaAGTGAAGTTGAGTATTTTTTcacgtgtttattagccatctttatctctttggaaaaatagccatctatttaggtcttctgcctattgtATTAATGACTTGTTCTTTTGTTATTGAACAActtgagttgcttgtatattttagagattaatcctttgtcagttgcttcatttgcaaatattttctcccattctgaaggttgtcttgtcatcttgtttatgatttccttgctgcacaaaggcttttaagtttaattaggtcctacctgtttttatttccaacatAAGGAGGTGGAGGTCTTTAATcagttttgagtttatctttgtgaatggtgttaggaagtgttctaattttattcttttacacatagctgtccagttttccctgcaccacttattgaagaggctgtctttcctctgttgcatattcttgcctccttttttgaAGATAAGGTGCTCAAAAGTgcttgggtttatctctgggctttatattttttttacactgattatttttttaattttatttatttaattttttttgaatttttttttcaagcaaaatatttatatggggagggaggagggaggagggttcaggatggggaacacatgtatgcctgtggcagattcatgttgatatatggcaaaaccaatacaatattgtaaagtaaaaaaataaaattaaattaaaaaatatatttttttaactttacaatattgtattggttttgccatacatcaacatgaatccgccacagattcCTGCAATTCAAGAATTGGtatgtctctccatctgtttatgtcatctttgacttctttcatcaatgtcttatagttttctttatgcAGCTTTTTGTgcatttattcctagatattttattgttaatgTTGCCTTGGTGAATGGAGttgattctttattttctctttcagatttttgcGGCTAGTGTATTGGAATTcaatggatttctgtgtattggttTTGTATCCTGGAACCTTACTAAATTAACTGATTAATCTAGTCATTTTCTAGtagtatttttagggttttctttgtagaGTATCATGCTGTCTCCAATGAaacttttacttcttcttttccaatctgtatctcttttctttcttgttcttctctATTGCCAATTAAAATTAACTCCAATTTTACCTTTTCATCACGTCTGTGAAATAAGAACAGTCACATGAAACATTTCCAGAAGAAAAGATAATGTAAAAATGTCTTcaagagaaaatcaataacagTTACCTCAGAAAGTTGTTTAAGAAAAACtttgatgaacctagacagtgtattaaaaagcagaaacatcactttgccaacaatgatccatataatcaaagctatgggttttcagtaatcatgtagggatgtgagagttggacaataaagaaggctgagcacacaagaattgatgcttttagacTATGCTGCTAGAGAATATtctggagagtcctttggactgcgagatcaaacaagtcagtcctacaggaaatcaactctgaatattcattggaaagactgatgctgaagctgaagagccaatattttggccagcttATGTGAAGAGcacattcactggaaaagaccctgatgctgggaaaaattgaggccAGGATgggaagggcacaacagaggatgagatggttggatggcattactagatcatgaacatgagtttgagcaaactcagggagctagtgaaggataggggagcctcatgtactgcagtccatgagagaacaaagagttggatatgaatgAGTggctgaaaatgaaataaagttgtTCACAAGATTCAATGAGccaatatgaagaaaataattagaataGGCCTGGAATATAGTAATTGCTGAAAAAATATTAACTctacccttctcttccttctttctcctcattattataaaagtattatAATAGTATAAAGAGTTCAAATATACTTCAgtttctaaactttaaaaaatatttaagtagatAGTTTTACTTTATTCCAACCCTCTAGTGAGTGTCATTTTGATTTCATGAAAAtttcaaatagaataaaaaattccTAATGATATCattaaaggagtatgtcaaggttgtatattgccaccctgcttatttaacttatatgcagagtacatcatgagaaacgttggactggaggaaacacaagctggaatcaagattgccgggagaaatataaaaaacctcagatatgcagatgacaccacccttatggcagaaagtaaagaggagctaaaaagcctcttgataaaagtgaaagtggagaatgaaaaagttggcttaaagctcaacattcagaaaacgaagatcatggcatctggtcccatcacttcatgggaaatagatggggaaacagtggaaacactgtcagactcttttttggggggctccaaaatcactgcagatggtgacactccttggaaggaaagttatgaccaacctagatagcatattcaaaagcagagacattactttgccaaaaaaaggtccatctagtcaaggctatggtttttcctctggtcatgtatggatgtgagagttggactgtgaagaaggctgagcaccaaagaattgatgcttttgaactgtggtgttggagaagactcttgagagtcccttggactgcaaggagatccaaccagtccattctgaaggagatcagccctgggatttctttgaaaggaatgatgttaaactgaaactccagtgctttggccacctcatgcgaagagttgactcattggaaaagactctgatgcggtgagggattgggggcaagaggagaagggaaccacacaggatgagatggctggatggcttcactgactcgatggatgtgagtctgagtgaactccgggagttggtgatagacagggaggcctggcgtgctgcgattcatggggtcgcaaagagttggtcacaactaagcgactcaactgaactgaactgaatgatatcaTTTCTATTACAtggtaaaatgaaaatttcagaaatCCACATCAATTCTGACATTCTTTTCATCAAATTAAATGGCCTATAAAATTGTAACAACAACCTGTGTTCTTTACTTCATCCAAATATATTTGAAtagaaaatttatagaaaattctGAAGCAATATTCAACTTTATCAGTTAATTAGGTTCAGTGTGGGGAATTTTTTAACATTGGAACAGATGAAAAGGACTCATACAACTGTACTGAAAGAGTTTGGGCAGATTATGAATAATAGAAAACATTGACAAGAACTTTACTCTTTTAATGATGTAATCACTTGCATTTACTGGAGAAAAAGATAACCTTTTGGATGGTCTCCTTGAAGGCTTGTTTCACTTGCTGATTCCTCAGTGAATATATAAATGGATTCATCATAGGAGGAACAGAAGCATTCAGAATAGATGCTCCTTTGTTCAAGGATGCCTTTTCCTTTGCTGATGGGTTGGTATACATGAATATACAGCTTCCATAAGAGATGGAAATGACAATGATGTGAGAGGAGCATGTAGAAAATGCCTTTTTTCTCTGACTGGCAGAAGGCAGTCTCAGAATTGTCTTGATGATGAACATGTAGGATAGAATTATTAATGCCAAAGTAAAAAGCAGAATCTCTATTGCAGAGTAAAAACCAATCACTTCAAGGAGCCATGTGTCTGAGCAGGATAGTTTCAATAGGGGGAAATAGTCACAAGCAAAGTGATCAATGATATTAGAACTACAGTAATCTAACTGGAGAAAAAGAATAACAGGTGGGAAGATGTTTAAGAATCCTGCCAGCCAAGCACAAAAGACAAGCAGTACACAGACTCTGTTGTTCATGATGGTTGTGTAATGCAGGGGTTTGCAGATAGCTACATAGCGATCATAGGACATGGCAGTTAGAAGATAAAATTCAGTgatacccaagaaaatgaagaaaaacagctgAGCTGTACAATCATTGTATGAAATCGTTTTGTTCCTGGTGATAATTGTGCCCAGAAATCTAGGAATACAGACAGTTGTAAAGGAGATTTCT
Coding sequences within:
- the LOC113893495 gene encoding olfactory receptor 6C3-like; translated protein: MKNHTRPTEFILLGLSDDPELQIVIFLFLIITYILSVTGNLTIIILTLVDSHLQTPMYFFLRNFSILEISFTTVCIPRFLGTIITRNKTISYNDCTAQLFFFIFLGITEFYLLTAMSYDRYVAICKPLHYTTIMNNRVCVLLVFCAWLAGFLNIFPPVILFLQLDYCSSNIIDHFACDYFPLLKLSCSDTWLLEVIGFYSAIEILLFTLALIILSYMFIIKTILRLPSASQRKKAFSTCSSHIIVISISYGSCIFMYTNPSAKEKASLNKGASILNASVPPMMNPFIYSLRNQQVKQAFKETIQKVIFFSSKCK